In Erigeron canadensis isolate Cc75 chromosome 6, C_canadensis_v1, whole genome shotgun sequence, the following are encoded in one genomic region:
- the LOC122604805 gene encoding uncharacterized protein LOC122604805, whose product MAWIRSAMNKAAEEVRGRSSFGDAVRSHTGYNVVRNPGPNRAAQNMRSYKEAIRRLEEASICFQGEKRAQLLRRWIVCLKEIERLDAGSAVNDEKISEEPNTSSVKYDVPDVKEVNVTRLDMNIASLVLYYDQDLGVSPVNFRDVFLHSQALEGITMSTILGAPNEEEVFLLKELFGLCLTGDKEVHEVIVKRILDLSKAFSVYDDEVLAKKSELLDFVQSAIAGLKVNCDILRIDSEVSEVHQNLKRFESQELLIESDGSSLDATNNATLEVIKESVSPIRLCCRLESLLLMKRLLNTGDTAEAHSHKVDKLKVLSESLLSSASKTEKRISDHRQQKEEALHFRVAKTSEVSQIEKDLAAEISVLEKQRDELEAELQQVKSSLTAANARLQNAREEREQFDDANNQLLVDFKSKDDELSKAIVSYRAEADTCSACVDFLEATWAVQSSITEKKEKNVNDELETLEEYIVNVARSLLSAYKDALEPAILNVKKHMKNLKRYEKAIDPDEEFLQDIEQRKALEEAYLAAETKVLTIFDAADSVKELFYHTFDNVSRKGIEPVNEMCDAIEKFKVDFEALPRPPLRYEKSAEGENMSSKEYPGKGAPPTSKLVLAVDLKSILTQKLVPRAPNIRPYIPLGGSPENSPSKQQIEKTTPVEDNETKTIDIEKESREPLIMKHDAKIETTESQESSISQPSTSEDKKFLELSTEVVSKKVVNPDIAEYEHEKTLVPSTSDIEYSSLSSTGEGEKLADTDEETANSG is encoded by the exons ATGGCATGGATAAGATCGGCGATGAACAAAGCTGCTGAAGAAGTACGAGGAAGGTCCAGTTTTGGAGATGCTGTTCGATCGCATACCGGTTATAATGTTGTCCGCAATCCCGGACCCAACAGG GCAGCTCAGAACATGAGAAGCTATAAGGAGGCAATTAGAAGGCTTGAAGAAGCTTCTATTTGTTTTCAAGGGGAAAAAAGAGCTCAGTTGCTAAGAAGATGGATAGTttgtttaaaagaaattgaaagacTGGATGCAGGTTCGGCTGTGAATGATGAGAAAATATCGGAGGAACCTAATACATCAAGTGTCAAGTATGATGTTCCGGATGTT AAAGAGGTAAATGTTACTCGTTTGGATATGAATATAGCTAGCCTG GTACTATATTATGATCAAGATCTTGGTGTATCACCAGTGAATTTCCGCGATGTTTTTCTTCACAGTCAGGCTCTTGAAGGCATAACAATGTCTACG ATTCTTGGAGCACCAAACGAGGAAGAAGTTTTTCTACTAAAAGAGCTGTTTGG ATTGTGCCTCACAGGAGATAAGGAAGTCCATGAAGTAATTGTAAAAAGGATTCTAGATTTGTCAAAAGCTTTCTCAGTGTATGATGATGAAGTGCTG GCAAAGAAGAGCGAATTACTTGATTTTGTACAAAGTGCAATTGCTGGGCTGAAAGTAAATTGTGACATATTGAG AATAGATTCTGAAGTCTCAGAAGTTCATCAAAACTTGAAAAGATTTGAAAGTCAGGAACTTCTTATCGAGAGCGATGGAAGTTCTTTGGATGCAACAAACAATGCGACATTGGAG GTTATAAAAGAATCTGTTTCCCCAATTCGACTTTGCTGTAGGCTGGAGTCACTTTTACTTATGAAGAGATTGTTGAACACTGGGGATACAGCAGAGGCCCACTCTCATAAG GTTGATAAATTAAAAGTTCTATCGGAATCCCTTCTTAGCTCAGCATCTAAAACCGAAAAGCGCATATCAGATCATAG ACAGCAGAAAGAAGAAGCCCTTCATTTTCGTGTAGCCAAAACTAGTGAAGTAAGCCAGATTGAGAAG GATTTAGCAGCCGAAATTAGTGTGCTTGAAAAGCAGAGAGATGAACTTGAAGCTGAGTTGCAGCAG GTAAAAAGCTCATTGACTGCTGCAAATGCCCGTCTTCAAAATGCAagggaagaaagagaacaatTTGATGATGCTAATAACCAGCTCCTTGTAGACTTCAAGTCAAAG GATGACGAACTCTCAAAAGCAATTGTGTCGTATAGAGCAGAAGCAGATACTTGTAGTGCCTGTGTTGATTTTCTGGAAGCTACCTGGGCTGTCCAATCCTCTATTAcggagaaaaaggaaaagaatgtTAA CGATGAGTTGGAGACGCTTGAGGAATACATCGTTAATGTTGCTAGGAGTCTTTTATCTGCATACAAG GATGCATTGGAACCTGCCATCCTCAAtgtgaagaaacatatgaagaACTTGAAAAG GTATGAGAAAGCAATTGACCCCGATGAAGAATTTTTGCAAGATATTGAGCAAAGAAAAGCTCTTGAGGAGGCATATCTGGCTGCAGAAACGAAG GTGCTTACAATCTTTGATGCGGCGGACAGTGTTAAAGAACTATTTTACCACACATTTGATAATGTTTCTAG GAAAGGTATTGAACCGGTTAATGAGATGTGTGATGCTATCGAAAAATTCAAAGTAGATTTTGAAGCTTTACCAAGACCACCTTTGAGGTATGAAAAGTCAGCTGAGGGAGAAAATATGTCATCTAAGGAATACCCTGGAAAAGGTGCACCTCCAACTTCCAAACTTGTGCTGGCTGTGGATTTAAAATCAATTCTTACACAGAAACTGGTACCCCGAGCTCCAAATATACGACCATATATACCTTTAGGTGGGAGTCCGGAGAACTCTCCATCAAAACAGCAGATTGAAAAAACAACGCCGGTAGAAGACAATGAGACTAAAACTATAGATATTGAGAAAGAAAGTAGGGAACCGTTAATAATGAAACATGACGCAAAAATAGAAACAACAGAAAGCCAAGAAAGTAGTATTTCTCAACCTTCTACAAGTGAGGACAAGAAGTTTCTGGAACTTTCTACAGAAGTAGTCTCTAAAAAAGTAGTGAACCCTGATATAGCAGAATATGAACACGAGAAAACGCTTGTGCCTTCTACTAGTGACATTGAATATTCATCACTGAGTTCCACAGGTGAGGGAGAAAAGTTAGCAGACACTGATGAGGAAACAGCAAATTCGGGTTAG
- the LOC122604806 gene encoding protein CANDIDATE G-PROTEIN COUPLED RECEPTOR 7-like, which translates to MYSNIRHHQKIFKMTKSIPLSFALFFTISFFTQPVTAEIKSLKIDQDNRPMILFEQFGFTHKGFASVSISSVSVTAGLSKPDPSHLGFFLLSQGSINQVIMELEQKPNSCIIDSKFISLLFTFKDLSPPHHSSHNKFYAVGYPGEYSLFFANCNPGSLVSMDVRTELYNSDDGKHKDYLSAGLTMLPAFYFIFSIIYVCFLGFWIVECCKSKLSIHRIHFLMAVLLLAKALNLICAAEDKHYIKVTGTPHGWDVLFYTFQFLKAVLLFTVIVLIGTGWSFLKPFLQEKEKRILMIVIPLQVLANIASIVIGENGPYIKSWITWNQVFLLVDLICCCTILFPIVWSIRSLKETSKTDGKAARNLAKLTHFRQFYVLVIGYLYFSRIIVFCLKTITAYKFQWVANAGEEVANLVFYMVMFHMFRPIDNNEYFLIDDEQENEAERYLQQEELEL; encoded by the exons ATGTATT CCAACATCCGCCACCACcagaaaattttcaaaatgacAAAATCAATTCCATTATCTTTCGCCCTTTTCTTCACAATCTCTTTTTTCACACAACCGGTTACAGCCGAGATCAAATCCTTAAAGATCGATCAAGACAATCGTCCGATGATCCTTTTCGAACAATTTGGATTCACCCACAAAGGATTTGCTTCCGTATCAATCTCATCCGTCTCCGTCACAGCCGGTTTATCAAAACCCGACCCGTCACATCTCGGTTTTTTCCTTCTTTCTCAAGGCTCAATAAATCAAGTTATTATGGAACTTGAACAAAAGCCTAATTCGTGTATTATAGATTCAAAATTTATCTCTCTTTTGTTCACCTTCAAAGATCTTTCTCCACCCCATCATTCATCTCATAATAAATTCTACGCTGTTGGTTATCCCGGAGAGTACTCGTTGTTTTTCGCTAATTGTAACCCCGGATCACTTGTTTCAATGGATGTCCGTACCGAGCTTTATAATAGCGATGATGGAAAACATAAGGATTACTTATCCGCGGGTCTAACCATGCTCCCCgcgttttactttattttttcgattatatatgtatgtttcttGGGGTTTTGGATCGTTGAATGCTGTAAAAGCAAGTTATCTATTCACCGGATTCATTTCCTTATGGCGGTGTTGCTTCTTGCAAAGGCGCTTAATTTGATTTGTGCGGCTGAGGACAAACATTACATTAAGGTTACAG GTACGCCTCATGGATGGGATGTGTTGTTCTACACGTTTCAGTTCTTGAAGGCGGTGCTATTGTTCACCGTTATTGTTTTGATTGGTACGGGATGGTcatttttgaaaccatttttgCAAGAAAAGGAGAAAAGGATTTTGATGATTGTGATTCCACTTCAAGTTCTGGCAAATATAGCTTCTATAGTGATTGGAGAAAATGGTCCTTACATTAAGAGTTGGATAACTTGGAACCAAGTGTTTTTGTTAGTAGATCTTATATGTTGTTGCACCATTCTTTTCCCTATAGTGTGGTCGATTCGTTCATTAAAAGAAACGTCTAAAACAGATGGGAAAGCTGCTAGGAATTTGGCAAAGTTGACTCATTTTAGGCAATTCTATGTTTTGGTTATTGGATACTTGTATTTCTCAAGaatcattgttttttgtttgaaaacaaTCACGGCTTATAAGTTTCAATGGGTGGCTAATGCGGGAGAGGAAGTAGCGAATCTCGTGTTCTATATGGTGATGTTTCACATGTTTAGGCCAATTGATAATAATGAGTACTTTCTGATTGATGATGAGCAAGAAAATGAAGCCGAGAGATATCTGCAGCAAGAGGAGTTGGAGCTTTGA
- the LOC122606082 gene encoding parthenolide synthase-like, with protein MEIFSIFPSWLLTTILVLFMFSIFRYAQSSTKNGSSVSVPKLPPSPPQLPIIGNLHHILGKFRHVALWELSKKYGPIMQFHIGSKPYLVISSLAMAKQILKTHDHIFCSRPLSRATKLLTYNYLDVAFSPHDNHWREMRKIFVSELLGPKRAKLFKHVLVSETKSMVRSISLYSSTDVINLNKLLLATVKGVVCKLAFGENYRQQPISGPSWEEMVDETQIMLGGSIGDSFPWLGRSIDQLSGWNGKLEKCFSSIDAYIESIIDDHQKQTIGELSDDNKDFVHTLIELCSSQNSSGYQLTKNDMKALIMNVISGGIDTPVVTLVWAMSEIIRNTRVMQKLQSEIRDQMKGRHKVEELDTTKMTYLCMVVKEALRMHPAVPLLIPHESISHCQIGGYDVFPGTSALINAWGIARDPSVWGENATEFYPERFENYEGDFEMVPFGGGRRTCPAINTAPVIMEFLIANLVCWFDWGVPNGDNNEDLNMEEEGTLVVYKKLPLYIVLTKNNWGE; from the exons ATGGAGATCTTCAGCATCTTCCCTTCATGGCTTCTTACAACAATACTAGTTCTCTTCATGTTTTCCATCTTTCGATACGCTCAAAGTTCAACGAAGAACGGTTCATCCGTGTCAGTTCCTAAGCTTCCCCCTAGCCCTCCACAACTTCCCATTATTGGAAACCTGCACCATATATTAGGTAAATTTCGTCATGTAGCCCTTTGGGAACTTTCCAAAAAATATGGCCCCATTATGCAATTTCATATTGGTTCAAAACCTTACCTTGTTATATCTTCCCTGGCCATGGCTAAACAAATCCTAAAAACTCACGATCACATATTTTGCTCGAGGCCATTGTCCCGTGCCACCAAACTACTTACATACAACTATTTGGACGTAGCCTTCTCGCCTCATGACAATCATTGGAGGGAGATGCGTAAGATTTTTGTGTCTGAGCTCCTAGGCCCCAAGAGAGCCAAACTGTTTAAACACGTGTTGGTTTCAGAGACGAAGAGCATGGTTCGTTCTATATCGTTATATTCTTCCACcgatgttataaatttaaacaaattgTTACTTGCAACAGTAAAAGGAGTGGTGTGCAAGTTAGCATTTGGTGAGAACTATAGACAACAACCAATAAGTGGTCCTTCATGGGAAGAAATGGTTGATGAAACTCAAATAATGCTTGGTGGATCGATTGGTGATTCTTTTCCATGGTTAGGTCGTTCTATAGACCAACTTAGTGGATGGAATGGTAAGCTAGAGAAGTGTTTTTCTAGTATTGATGCTTATATCGAGAGCATCATCGATGATCATCAGAAACAAACCATTGGAGAACTAAGTGATGATAACAAAGATTTTGTTCATACGTTAATCGAGTTATGCTCCAGCCAGAATTCTTCTGGCTATCAGCTGACCAAAAATGACATGAAAGCGCTAATCATG AATGTCATTAGTGGAGGAATTGATACACCAGTGGTGACATTAGTATGGGCCATGTCAGAAATCATTAGAAACACGAGGGTGATGCAAAAATTACAAAGTGAAATTCGAGATCAAATGAAAGGAAGACACAAAGTAGAAGAACTCGATACCACAAAAATGACATACTTGTGTATGGTGGTCAAAGAGGCATTAAGAATGCATCCTGCTGTCCCATTATTAATTCCACATGAAAGCATAAGTCATTGTCAAATTGGCGGTTATGACGTCTTTCCAGGGACGAGTGCTTTGATCAATGCATGGGGGATAGCGAGAGATCCAAGCGTTTGGGGGGAAAATGCAACTGAGTTTTACCCAGAAAGGTTTGAGAATTATGAAGGTGATTTTGAAATGGTCCCTTTTGGAGGGGGTCGGCGAACCTGCCCTGCCATCAACACGGCTCCAGTAATTATGGAGTTTTTGATAGCAAATCTTGTTTGTTGGTTTGATTGGGGAGTTCCTAATGGAGACAATAATGAAGATTTGAACATGGAAGAGGAAGGTACTTTGGTCGTCTATAAAAAGTTGCCACTTTACATTGTCTTGACCAAGAATAATTGGGGAGAATGA
- the LOC122605211 gene encoding uncharacterized protein LOC122605211: MSRVMLGVMTSCFAGVKSVTEHHPPRQTQVSVKNQQKKTSGGFGSRKKEPIWQCINNCGACCKLDKGPAFPSPEEIFDDDSDVQLYRNLIGSDGWCIHYEKSTRTCSIYADRPYFCRVEPGVFENLYGIDKKKFNKEACSSCIDTIKAIHGSQSEELDKFKTAIRS; this comes from the exons ATGTCGCGAGTGATGTTGGGGGTCATGACTTCTTGTTTCGCCGGTGTTAAATCCGTGACGGAACACCACCCACCACGGCAAACTCAAGTTTCAGTTAAAAACCAACAGAAGAAAACTTCCGGCGGTTTCGGGTCCCGGAAAAAAGAGCCCATTTGGCAGTGCATAAACAACTGTGGCGCGTGTTGTAAATTGGATAAGGGCCCGGCATTTCCATCCCCTGAAGAAATCTTTGATGATGATTCTGATGTTCAA TTATATAGAAATTTGATAGGATCTGATGGGTGGTGCATACATTATGAGAAAAGTACAAGAACTTGCTCCATATATGCTG ATCGGCCATACTTTTGCCGAGTTGAGCCTGGTGTTTTTGAGAACTTGTATGGGATAGACAAGAAAAAGTTCAACAAGGAAGCTTGCAG TAGCTGCATAGATACAATTAAAGCTATTCATGGATCTCAGTCAGAGGAGTTGGACAAGTTTAAAACTGCTATTAGGAGTTAA
- the LOC122605669 gene encoding dirigent protein 17-like, translating to MNLKKDNPDSPTSVIYEISGEPAIVINGMPPVCTNEDSNLLVSKAKDDTDSKINESLGGWFEGREVQKLFEGKLYKGKVMEFDKESGWYRVVYEDGDFEDLEWHELQEVLLPIDVTIPLKALTSKVIKKRQKPDKKSGKSATKSRNPPT from the coding sequence ATGAATCTTAAAAAAGACAACCCGGATTCTCCAACATCTGTAATATATGAGATATCTGGCGAACCGGCTATAGTTATCAATGGTATGCCTCCTGTGTGCACCAATGAGGATAGTAATCTTCTCGTCTCCAAGGCTAAAGATGACACAGATTCGAAAATAAACGAGTCTTTGGGTGGCTGGTTTGAAGGTAGAGAGGTTCAAAAGTTATTTGAGGGGAAGTTATATAAGGGGAAAGTTATGGAATTTGACAAAGAATCGGGCTGGTACAGAGTTGTTTATGAAGATGGGgattttgaagatcttgaatggcaTGAGTTGCAAGAAGTGCTTCTACCTATTGATGTCACAATTCCTTTGAAAGCATTAACATCAAAAGTCATCAAGAAGAGGCAGAAACCGGATAAAAAGTCTGGGAAATCTGCGACTAAATCGCGCAATCCGCCCACATGA